One Salvia splendens isolate huo1 chromosome 22, SspV2, whole genome shotgun sequence DNA segment encodes these proteins:
- the LOC121786165 gene encoding anthocyanidin 3-O-glucosyltransferase 5-like, translated as MDSSNSTSANLHVAILSSPGMGHLIPVVLLSNRLATHHCVTVTVLRVTTTVSPPESNLLKIPLHPLVNILELPPADISHLVDSSAKIVTQLCLMVRVSLPSIRSAMTNRRPHALFVDLFSTEALPIAAEFNIPNYVYVPSNAWFTALLAYSPILHQQFSEEYVNQTDPIRIPGCKPVRPEDLVDPMLDQKDQQYDEYLKIGENIPSSDGILINSWVDLEPETLQAFAENRSVINILVYPVGPLVRESKPDHRSSELVQWLDRQPDESVVLASFGSGGVLPQKQMTELAWGLELSRQRFVWVVRRPTGGPVDNAFLRVTNGGEGEDSKPDYLPEGFLTRTKDVGFLVSNWAPQAEILSHPAVGGFVSHCGWNSTLESIASGVPLIAWPLYAEQRMNAALLAEEVGVALRPRALATSEVVGREEIEAMVKALMEGEEGGRLREKAKQLKKSGAESLKHGGPSYISMCDLLAKIASINNVIS; from the coding sequence atggaTAGCTCCAACTCCACCTCTGCCAATCTTCACGTTGCAATACTATCAAGTCCCGGGATGGGCCACCTCATCCCGGTCGTCCTTCTCAGCAACCGCCTCGCCACCCACCATTGCGTCACGGTCACCGTCCTTCGAGTGACCACCACCGTCTCCCCACCTGAGTCAAACCTCCTGAAaatccccctccacccactagtCAACATTCTGGAGCTCCCTCCCGCCGACATTTCTCACCTGGTCGATTCCTCCGCCAAAATCGTCACCCAGCTCTGCCTCATGGTCCGCGTGTCCCTCCCCTCCATCCGCTCCGCCATGACAAACCGCCGTCCCCACGCTCTCTTCGTCGACCTCTTCTCCACCGAGGCCCTTCCCATCGCCGCCGAGTTCAACATCCCCAACTACGTCTACGTCCCTTCCAACGCCTGGTTCACTGCTCTGCTTGCATACAGTCCCATTCTCCACCAACAATTTTCAGAAGAGTATGTTAACCAAACAGACCCTATCCGTATCCCGGGCTGCAAACCAGTCCGACCGGAGGACTTAGTCGACCCGATGTTGGACCAGAAAGACCAGCAGTACGACGAGTATCTCAAGATAGGCGAAAACATCCCTTCATCCGATGGGATTTTGATCAATTCTTGGGTTGATTTGGAACCCGAAACCCTCCAAGCTTTTGCAGAGAACCGGTCTGTGATCAACATCTTGGTTTACCCGGTCGGACCGCTTGTGAGAGAATCTAAACCGGACCACCGGTCTTCCGAGCTGGTCCAATGGCTGGACCGGCAACCGGATGAATCGGTGGTGTTGGCGTCGTTCGGAAGTGGGGGAGTGTTGCCGCAGAAACAAATGACAGAGCTGGCTTGGGGGCTGGAGCTGAGCCGGCAGAGATTTGTTTGGGTGGTCCGCCGCCCCACGGGAGGCCCCGTGGATAACGCGTTTCTCAGGGTGACCAACGGCGGCGAGGGTGAGGATTCCAAGCCGGATTACTTGCCGGAGGGCTTTCTCACTCGGACCAAAGATGTAGGGTTTCTGGTATCCAACTGGGCCCCGCAGGCGGAGATACTGAGCCATCCTGCGGTGGGAGGGTTTGTGTCGCACTGTGGATGGAACTCGACTCTGGAGAGCATTGCCAGTGGGGTGCCGTTGATCGCTTGGCCGCTTTACGCGGAGCAGAGGATGAATGCGGCCCTCTTGGCGGAGGAGGTCGGCGTGGCGCTGAGGCCGCGGGCGCTGGCGACGTCGGAGGTAGTGGGAAGGGAGGAGATAGAGGCGATGGTGAAGGCGTTGATGGAGGGAGAGGAAGGTGGGCGTTTGAGGGAGAAGGCTAAGCAGCTGAAGAAGAGTGGGGCTGAGTCTCTCAAGCATGGTGGGCCATCTTACATATCCATGTGTGATTTGCTTGCCAAGATAGCTTCTATAAACAATGTAATTTCGTAA
- the LOC121786029 gene encoding dolichyl-diphosphooligosaccharide--protein glycosyltransferase 48 kDa subunit-like: MAAPKFAFLLLNLISILPLLVSSFSVDRPTDRRILVLLDDLSLKSSHSLFFSSLKSRGFDLDFKLADDPAIAVKRYGQYMYDGLILLSPSTERFGGSLDVEGVLDFVDSGHDLIVAADANASDLIRNIAAECGVDFDEDPSAVVVDHSSYAVSETEGDHTLIAADDFIQSDVILGNKKIEAPVLFKGIGHSLNPANSMVLKALSASPSSYSTNPSSKLSSQPPSLYGTAISLVSVVQARNAARIMISGSLDMFSNRLFRAGVQKSGSLNKYEKSGNEQFITELSKWIFHERGHLKAVNLRHNKVGESEEPSMYRINDDLEFSVEIFEWSGSSWVPHVSKDVQVQFYMMSPYVLKTLSTNGKGLYHTSFKVPDVYGVFQFKVEYQKLGYTSLSLSKQIPVRPFKHNEYERFITTAFPYYGASFSMMAGFFIFSGVYLYNK, encoded by the exons ATGGCAGCGCCCAAATTCGCCTTCCTCCTACTCAACCTAATTTCAATCCTTCCGCTCCTCGTCTCCTCCTTCTCCGTCGATCGCCCCACGGATCGCCGGATTCTTGTTCTGCTCGACGATCTCTCCCTCAAATCCTCGCATTCCCTGTTCTTCTCATCCCTAAAATCCCGAGGTTTCGATCTCGATTTCAAGCTCGCAGACGATCCCGCCATTGCGGTCAAGCGATATGGCCAGTATATGTACGATGGGCTCATTCTGTTATCTCCTTCCACCGAGC GTTTTGGAGGGTCATTGGATGTGGAGGGGGTTTTGGATTTCGTTGATTCTGGCCATGACTTGATTGTGGCGGCGGATGCGAATGCATCGGATTTGATTCGAAACATTGCTGCTGAATGCGGGGTTGATTTTGATGAG GATCCCTCTGCTGTTGTTGTTGATCACAGTAGTTATGCTGTGTCAGAAACTGAGGGAGATCATACCTTAATTGCTGCTGATGATTTTATTCAGTCTGATGTTATTCTTGGAAACAAGAAAATTGAG GCTCCTGTGCTTTTCAAAGGGATTGGACATTCACTTAATCCTGCCAATAGCATG GTTTTAAAAGCTCTTTCTGCATCACCttcctcatattccactaatccGAGCTCAAAGCTGTCTAGCCAGCCACCATCACTCTATGGAACAGCCATCTCACTAGTCTCAGTTGTGCAG GCTAGGAATGCTGCACGAATCATGATATCTGGTTCATTGGACATGTTCAGCAACAG GTTGTTCAGAGCAGGAGTGCAAAAAAGTGGGAGTTTGAATAA GTATGAGAAATCTGGCAATGAACAGTTCATCACTGAACTTAGCAAATGGATTTTCCATGAAAGGGGTCATTTGAAg GCTGTGAATCTTAGACACAACAAAGTTGGTGAAAGTGAAGAGCCTTCGATGTATAGGATCAATGATGACCTG GAATTTTCtgttgaaatttttgaatgGTCTGGAAGTAGTTGGGTACCACATGTTTCAAAGGACGTTCAGGTGCAGTTCTACATGATGAGCCCCTATGTCTTGAAAACTTTGTCAACAAATGGGAAG GGGCTCTATCACACTTCATTCAAGGTACCAGATGTTTATGGAGTTTTCCAGTTTAAGGTTGAGTATCAGAAGCTGGGATACACTAGTTTATCGCTTTCAAAGCAG
- the LOC121785765 gene encoding BES1/BZR1 homolog protein 2-like, with amino-acid sequence MTACGSSTGRQPTWKERENNKRRERRRRAVAAKIYTGLRAQGNYRLPKHCDNNEVLKALCREAGWVVEEDGTTYRKGCKPPQGDTVMISANNSVCSSMQPSPNSSAFPSPIPSYQASPTSSSFPSPSRDGNPTSYILPFLHNFSIPSALPPLRISNSAPVTPPLSSPTRNSKLKLNWESIPKGPLNSFVPSIFAASAPSSPTRRRRFTPAPIPECDESDISVADSARWVSFQTGSSAVTPASPTYNLVKPVAQQTCLHEGQIGWGAVAKRARGSDFEFANGAVKAWEGEMIHEVGMDDLELTLGSGKAQA; translated from the exons ATGACTGCTTGTGGTTCATCGACCGGGCGCCAGCCCACCTGGAAGGAGAGGGAGAACAACAAGCGAAGAGAGCGCCGGAGGAGAGCCGTCGCCGCCAAGATCTACACCGGTCTCCGAGCTCAGGGCAATTACAGGCTCCCCAAGCACTGCGACAACAATGAAGTGCTCAAGGCTCTCTGCCGTGAAGCTGGCTGGGTTGTCGAGGAGGATGGAACCACTTATCGTAAG GGATGTAAGCCACCACAAGGTGATACTGTGATGATTTCTGCGAATAACAGTGTATGCTCATCAATGCAACCAAGCCCGAATTCTTCAGCATTCCCCAGTCCTATACCTTCTTATCAAGCAAGCCCGACATCTTCATCCTTTCCAAGTCCCTCACGTGATGGAAACCCGACCTCCTACATTTTACCTTTCCTTCACAACTTTTCAATCCCCTCCGCCCTTCCTCCTCTACGTATATCCAATAGTGCTCCTGTTACGCCGCCTCTCTCTTCTCCTACTAGAAACTCAAAGCTTAAGCTTAATTGGGAATCTATACCCAAAGGTCCCCTCAATTCTTTTGTCCCCTCTATTTTTGCTGCCTCTGCCCCCTCCAGTCCTACTCGTCGTAGGCGTTTTACACCTGCCCCAATTCCAGAATGCGATGAGTCTGATATCTCTGTAGCTGATTCTGCACGCTGGGTAAGCTTCCAGACGGGTTCATCCGCAGTTACTCCCGCATCACCAACTTATAATCTTGTGAAACCTGTGGCTCAGCAAACTTGCCTCCATGAGGGTCAAATTGGGTGGGGAGCAGTGGCAAAGAGGGCACGAGGCTCTGATTTTGAGTTTGCAAATGGCGCAGTGAAGGCGTGGGAAGGTGAAATGATTCATGAAGTAGGAATGGATGATTTGGAGCTAACACTTGGGAGTGGAAAAGCGCAGGCTTAA